The following coding sequences are from one Comamonas koreensis window:
- a CDS encoding baseplate J/gp47 family protein gives MIDLATLPAPDVVEALNYETILATSKTELANLLRPYLPAIDDVLVLESEPLTKLLEAFSKREMVFRGRVNDAARAHLLGFARGADLDHLAAMVGVTRMGGEADTRLRTRVQLRIAALASQGTREYYEYQAMTASLNVRAAMATSPTAGRVQLMLWCVDQAQAAVTLQAVDALVNSDGGRMLGVPITVAVAQPMAISITANIYRARTAPANLLQLLNSRLQNAFASMADLSATVGRSYITTLLHVEGVARVEYPDSAAPAEVTTIPVGYFPAMGQVLLVDMGVA, from the coding sequence ATGATCGACCTGGCCACACTGCCCGCGCCTGATGTTGTCGAAGCGCTCAACTACGAAACGATTCTGGCCACCAGCAAAACCGAGCTGGCCAACCTGCTGCGCCCGTATCTGCCCGCCATCGACGACGTGCTGGTCCTGGAGAGCGAGCCACTGACCAAGCTGCTGGAGGCTTTTTCCAAACGAGAAATGGTGTTTCGCGGCCGCGTCAACGACGCCGCCCGCGCCCATCTGCTGGGCTTTGCCAGGGGCGCCGACCTTGACCACCTTGCGGCTATGGTGGGCGTCACGCGCATGGGTGGCGAGGCAGACACCCGGCTGCGCACCCGTGTGCAGCTGCGCATTGCGGCGCTGGCCAGCCAGGGCACGCGGGAGTACTACGAGTATCAAGCGATGACCGCCAGCCTGAACGTGCGCGCGGCCATGGCCACCAGTCCCACCGCTGGCAGGGTGCAGCTGATGCTGTGGTGCGTAGACCAGGCGCAGGCAGCAGTTACCCTGCAGGCCGTTGACGCACTGGTAAACAGCGACGGCGGGCGCATGCTCGGTGTGCCCATAACCGTGGCCGTGGCCCAGCCCATGGCCATCAGCATCACGGCCAACATCTACCGCGCGCGCACCGCGCCGGCCAATCTGCTGCAGCTGCTCAATAGCCGGCTGCAGAATGCCTTTGCGAGCATGGCTGACTTGTCCGCGACGGTGGGCCGCAGCTATATCACCACGCTGCTGCATGTGGAAGGCGTGGCCCGGGTGGAATACCCCGACAGTGCCGCGCCTGCCGAAGTAACCACCATCCCGGTGGGCTACTTTCCGGCCATGGGCCAGGTGCTGCTGGTGGACATGGGGGTGGCATAG
- a CDS encoding phage tail protein yields the protein MWKLQSLRTLIEAAVPDLKANPENLEVVATSGRAVGTMAKSLSFEYAYTIEVAVLDFTGHTDALFVPLMAWLRVHQPELLLNPTSQASGLQFRVELLNTAAADIGIRVPVTERVIVTADPSHPTRLICDHPAEPQVVGTNRLPEHWQLWLKDQLLAEWDIPTPPDEGRFVL from the coding sequence ATGTGGAAGCTGCAAAGCCTGCGCACCCTTATCGAGGCCGCAGTCCCTGACCTCAAGGCCAACCCCGAAAATCTCGAAGTGGTGGCCACCTCGGGCCGGGCGGTGGGCACGATGGCAAAAAGCCTGTCGTTTGAATATGCCTACACCATCGAAGTGGCGGTGCTGGACTTCACTGGCCACACCGATGCGCTGTTTGTGCCGCTGATGGCCTGGCTGCGCGTCCACCAGCCTGAACTGCTGCTCAACCCCACCAGCCAGGCCAGCGGCCTGCAGTTTCGGGTGGAGCTGCTCAACACCGCAGCCGCCGATATCGGCATTCGTGTGCCCGTCACCGAGCGCGTGATTGTCACCGCCGACCCCAGCCACCCCACGCGCCTGATTTGCGACCACCCCGCCGAGCCCCAGGTGGTGGGCACCAACCGCCTGCCCGAGCATTGGCAGCTGTGGCTCAAAGACCAACTGCTGGCCGAATGGGACATTCCCACCCCGCCAGATGAAGGCCGATTTGTCCTATAG
- a CDS encoding phage tail protein yields the protein MAGPKVSQRHRSVLPPNASLLERAVDGNFPADWGSLADEAEPAADPDALQPWVVAHWQLSQFDRYFADPRELLAQGLPWLRERGSAASVRRAMGWLGYRGVKIEEDGALLHIDPGREITAADLRYLAHVVKASLPLHVRFYRVFHRLDRRVLRTNSRPGLNHGLLQADSGTPMDAGDGTTIIVSQGAFNGGTAPRLTGARIPGGHSTAKGGRMRRTDWLLLNLYRLGSPVRRPLAGTAAATHGGAAPAYVRLACYGDTLHGQAPTGAIASPLGQPLGTAASQAGRDLPRTVPDRTWETGGWDGDTWQTTDIAGGNIVIQE from the coding sequence ATGGCAGGCCCCAAAGTCTCCCAGCGCCACCGGAGTGTGCTGCCCCCCAATGCCAGCTTGCTGGAACGCGCCGTAGACGGCAATTTCCCAGCAGACTGGGGGAGCCTGGCCGACGAGGCCGAGCCCGCCGCCGATCCTGATGCGCTGCAGCCTTGGGTGGTTGCACATTGGCAACTCAGCCAGTTTGACCGCTACTTTGCCGACCCGCGCGAGCTGCTGGCCCAGGGTCTGCCCTGGCTGCGTGAGCGCGGCAGCGCGGCCTCTGTGCGTCGTGCCATGGGCTGGCTGGGCTATCGCGGGGTCAAGATCGAGGAAGACGGCGCGCTGCTGCATATCGATCCGGGCCGCGAAATCACCGCAGCCGACCTGCGCTACTTGGCGCATGTGGTCAAGGCCAGTCTGCCGCTGCATGTGCGCTTTTACCGGGTGTTCCACCGCCTTGACCGGCGCGTGCTGCGCACCAACAGCCGCCCGGGCCTAAATCACGGCCTGCTGCAGGCCGACAGCGGCACGCCCATGGACGCGGGCGACGGCACCACCATCATCGTGAGCCAAGGGGCATTCAATGGCGGCACCGCGCCGCGCCTGACGGGTGCGCGCATCCCGGGCGGCCACAGCACCGCCAAGGGTGGCCGCATGCGCCGCACCGACTGGCTCTTGCTCAACCTCTACCGGCTGGGCAGCCCGGTGCGCAGGCCTCTGGCAGGCACTGCTGCAGCCACGCATGGCGGCGCAGCACCCGCCTATGTGCGCCTGGCGTGCTATGGCGACACCCTGCACGGCCAGGCACCTACCGGGGCCATTGCATCGCCATTGGGCCAGCCCTTGGGAACAGCAGCCAGCCAGGCGGGCCGCGACCTACCCCGCACGGTGCCAGACCGCACCTGGGAGACGGGCGGGTGGGACGGCGACACCTGGCAGACCACCGACATTGCCGGTGGAAACATTGTTATTCAGGAGTGA
- a CDS encoding GPW/gp25 family protein: MNAQTGARMDAISHLRQSVMDILTTPIGSRVMRRDYGSLLQALVDQPDNLIAQTRVFSAIQSALMRWEPRIEVKQIKSLRDPSRPGYAEYQILGTYNSNFGASQPLRLSVPIAWGASA, encoded by the coding sequence ATGAACGCTCAGACCGGCGCCCGCATGGATGCCATCAGCCACCTGCGCCAATCGGTGATGGACATCCTGACTACGCCCATCGGCAGCCGGGTGATGCGCCGCGACTATGGCAGCCTGCTGCAGGCGCTGGTCGACCAGCCCGACAACCTGATTGCGCAGACCCGCGTTTTCTCTGCCATCCAATCGGCGCTGATGCGCTGGGAGCCGCGCATTGAAGTCAAGCAGATCAAAAGCCTGCGCGACCCAAGCCGCCCCGGCTATGCCGAGTATCAGATTTTGGGCACCTACAACAGCAACTTTGGCGCAAGCCAGCCGCTGCGCCTGTCGGTGCCCATTGCGTGGGGGGCGTCCGCATGA
- a CDS encoding phage virion morphogenesis protein, producing MADFRAIEDWAGHLLAKLDGTARRRLAVDIARKLRTANTQRMRAQTDPDGNAWKPRKAPSGALRSKRAQVRQQAQQRKPMFAKLRMQRNIRARSEGGNAAVVEFVGRAQRIARVHHYGETDLVNPGGPSYDYPARELIGISKDDIDWLREYLLDYLSK from the coding sequence ATGGCAGACTTTCGCGCCATTGAAGACTGGGCCGGCCACCTGCTGGCCAAGCTCGACGGCACCGCACGCCGGCGCCTGGCGGTGGACATTGCGCGCAAGCTGCGCACGGCCAACACCCAGCGCATGCGCGCCCAGACTGACCCCGATGGCAACGCCTGGAAACCGCGCAAGGCCCCCAGCGGCGCATTGCGCAGCAAGCGCGCCCAGGTGCGCCAACAGGCCCAGCAGCGCAAGCCCATGTTTGCCAAGCTGCGCATGCAGCGCAACATCCGGGCGCGCAGCGAGGGCGGCAACGCGGCGGTGGTGGAGTTCGTGGGCCGCGCCCAGCGCATTGCCCGCGTGCATCACTACGGCGAAACCGATCTGGTGAACCCTGGCGGCCCAAGCTACGACTACCCAGCCCGCGAGCTGATTGGAATCAGCAAAGATGACATCGATTGGCTGCGCGAATACCTGCTGGACTACCTGAGCAAGTAG
- a CDS encoding head completion/stabilization protein: MNSPFVAVANPPIKGAEPSVANDGWWPDVNCEKLREDARLDGTVTPPRLLLAVEEAMLSVNRELADWQAAQVVLGYTSLADVPATQLGGQSVKLKHYLRAIQSHVQSQLASAYRDIDTLPDGAGKESRVRSALEIRQDSLDTRTRHAIADLQGLPRVIAELL; encoded by the coding sequence GTGAATTCGCCATTTGTCGCTGTCGCCAACCCGCCTATCAAGGGCGCCGAGCCATCGGTGGCCAATGACGGCTGGTGGCCCGATGTGAACTGCGAGAAGCTGCGCGAAGACGCCAGGCTCGATGGCACCGTGACGCCGCCCCGCCTGCTGCTGGCCGTGGAAGAGGCCATGCTCAGCGTCAACAGAGAGCTGGCCGACTGGCAGGCGGCCCAGGTGGTGCTGGGTTATACCAGCCTGGCTGATGTGCCTGCCACCCAGCTGGGCGGCCAGAGCGTGAAGCTCAAGCACTATCTGCGGGCCATCCAATCGCATGTGCAGTCGCAGCTGGCCAGCGCATACCGCGACATTGACACGCTGCCAGATGGCGCGGGCAAAGAAAGCCGGGTGCGCAGCGCGCTGGAGATCCGGCAAGACAGCCTTGACACCCGCACCCGCCACGCCATTGCCGACCTGCAGGGCTTGCCCCGCGTGATTGCCGAGCTGCTATGA
- a CDS encoding lysozyme → MTRPLPYVPKNTIIAKGATAVAGAVAAILLTTLPVDEGRVLPAYLDPVAIPTICEGWTRGVKLGDVATNAECDALTLQGIQEAWQIFERWVPAEVRDSMPATSVAAFLSFIYNTGPGAPGVKDGFVYLEKGTYSTMLRLLRAGDVAAACRQLPNWAMAKGRKLRGLALRRDREMAMCLKDLKP, encoded by the coding sequence ATGACTAGACCCCTGCCATACGTTCCCAAGAACACCATCATTGCCAAGGGCGCCACCGCTGTGGCGGGCGCCGTTGCGGCCATCCTGCTCACCACCTTGCCGGTGGACGAGGGCCGGGTGCTGCCTGCCTACCTCGACCCGGTGGCCATCCCCACCATTTGCGAGGGCTGGACGCGCGGCGTAAAGCTGGGCGATGTGGCCACGAATGCCGAATGCGATGCACTCACCCTGCAGGGCATACAAGAAGCCTGGCAGATTTTTGAGCGCTGGGTGCCTGCTGAGGTGCGCGACAGCATGCCGGCCACCAGCGTGGCCGCGTTCCTCTCATTCATCTACAACACCGGCCCGGGTGCGCCAGGTGTGAAGGATGGCTTTGTCTACCTGGAAAAAGGCACTTACAGCACCATGCTGCGCCTGCTGCGCGCGGGCGATGTGGCTGCCGCTTGTCGCCAACTGCCGAATTGGGCAATGGCCAAGGGGCGCAAGCTGCGCGGCCTGGCCTTGCGCCGTGATCGAGAAATGGCCATGTGCCTGAAAGACCTCAAGCCATGA
- a CDS encoding phage baseplate assembly protein V: protein MPPNTSPDTNPLELARQLANVARLGTIAAVDLGAARCRVKTGDNETDWLPWFTGRAAGEKGSQWWPPVKGEQCMVLATGGDMGQGCVLLGVYSDRMAAPSKQADTCRTQFSKQDYSETAKGEHLLHLDKRVRFEVAEGCSITMEGDNITLQAGSTTLSIGPDQITANVDVIAQGISLVNHPHKGVQKGQALTEGPVPA from the coding sequence ATGCCCCCAAACACCAGCCCAGACACCAACCCGCTAGAGCTTGCCCGCCAACTCGCCAATGTGGCGCGCCTGGGCACGATTGCGGCTGTTGACCTGGGCGCCGCGCGCTGCCGCGTCAAGACCGGCGACAACGAAACCGATTGGTTGCCATGGTTTACAGGCCGTGCCGCAGGCGAGAAGGGCAGCCAGTGGTGGCCGCCTGTCAAGGGCGAGCAGTGCATGGTGCTGGCCACGGGCGGCGACATGGGCCAGGGCTGCGTGCTGCTGGGCGTGTACAGCGACCGCATGGCCGCGCCCAGCAAGCAGGCTGACACCTGCCGCACCCAGTTCAGCAAACAGGACTACAGCGAAACCGCCAAGGGTGAACACCTGCTGCACCTGGACAAGCGCGTGCGCTTTGAAGTGGCAGAGGGCTGCAGCATCACCATGGAGGGGGACAACATCACCCTGCAGGCCGGTAGCACCACGCTGAGCATTGGCCCTGACCAGATCACTGCCAACGTCGATGTGATCGCCCAGGGCATCAGCCTGGTGAACCACCCGCACAAGGGCGTCCAAAAGGGCCAGGCATTGACGGAAGGCCCGGTGCCAGCATGA
- a CDS encoding tail protein X: protein MTGVQNTITVRALQNDVLDALVNRHLGSTAGHVEATLAANPGLAKVAMDIPMGMPVRLVKAVQPVQDRINLWD from the coding sequence ATGACCGGCGTGCAAAACACCATCACCGTGCGGGCGCTGCAAAACGATGTGCTCGATGCGCTGGTCAATCGCCACCTGGGCAGCACAGCGGGCCACGTAGAGGCCACGCTTGCCGCCAACCCGGGCCTGGCCAAGGTGGCCATGGATATCCCCATGGGCATGCCCGTGCGCCTGGTCAAGGCCGTGCAGCCCGTGCAAGACCGCATCAACCTTTGGGACTGA
- a CDS encoding DUF2514 family protein gives MKQQRGMLDLSKAAIVAGLVVLVLVVGLVQQNRISKLRLQHADTLTGIAQSNAKAYEALDRYRAAVDTAGRALAQQIQTQEGETNAKIEALSDLAGRERTSRLRDQRTYTDSIGYWQGVARRASTDGERQATAAAIGVLADLHARLDERAGIYAGQADQCRVRGLACERAYQTVADMINAGPPKDE, from the coding sequence ATGAAGCAACAACGCGGAATGCTGGATCTATCCAAGGCGGCCATCGTGGCCGGGCTGGTAGTGCTGGTCCTGGTGGTGGGCCTGGTGCAGCAAAACCGCATCAGCAAGCTGCGGCTGCAGCACGCCGACACGCTGACCGGCATCGCGCAGTCCAATGCCAAGGCCTATGAAGCGCTCGACCGCTACCGCGCAGCCGTGGACACTGCGGGCCGCGCGCTCGCGCAACAGATTCAAACGCAAGAAGGGGAAACCAATGCAAAGATTGAGGCGCTGTCTGATCTTGCTGGCCGCGAGCGCACTAGCCGCTTGCGCGACCAGCGAACCTACACCGACAGCATCGGTTATTGGCAAGGTGTGGCCAGGCGTGCCAGCACTGACGGCGAGCGCCAAGCAACTGCCGCCGCCATCGGAGTGCTTGCCGACCTGCACGCAAGACTTGATGAACGAGCGGGAATCTACGCGGGCCAGGCTGACCAATGCCGAGTCCGAGGCCTGGCCTGCGAAAGAGCCTACCAAACCGTAGCGGACATGATTAACGCCGGCCCACCCAAGGACGAATAG